The following are from one region of the Pseudohongiella spirulinae genome:
- a CDS encoding MFS transporter → MPDKPPLYYGYWIILAAFVTQFVAIGMQNYVIGPFTTPMIDEFGWTRAEFTSARSIGQMVAAFTGFFIGAGVDRFGGRPFILIGMIVLSVALFSLGSVQSLSQWIIINGVALTIGSAMIGNLVVNVTLGKWFVVQRGRAVALAAMGISLSGVLLPPVTTWLVDVFGWREAWHVLGIAAALLIFPAALVIRRSPEDYGMNPDGRSAEQMATELGDMARMDYATSMTRRQAMRTGRFYTLVVAFGLFQISITVMLLQTVPFMTDAGYSRLVAASMISLTSIPAFISKPFWGILIDRYSARPLAAIGAGITGFSLIIIVLAVQVKNDLLVYAAFLLMGVGWGGLVPLQEVIWATFFGRRYLGSVRATAMPFTFALTALGPIMAAAYYDRAGNYDNAFLVMACCNLVAAVVLMLISDKRPARSEH, encoded by the coding sequence ATGCCAGATAAGCCGCCGCTTTATTACGGCTACTGGATTATTCTGGCCGCCTTTGTCACTCAGTTCGTGGCAATCGGCATGCAGAACTATGTCATTGGGCCGTTCACCACCCCCATGATTGATGAGTTTGGCTGGACGCGTGCCGAGTTCACCTCGGCCCGATCGATCGGGCAGATGGTGGCAGCTTTCACTGGCTTTTTTATTGGCGCAGGGGTGGATCGCTTTGGCGGTAGACCCTTTATTCTGATAGGCATGATTGTTCTGTCGGTTGCCCTGTTTTCACTGGGCAGTGTTCAGTCATTGTCGCAGTGGATAATCATCAACGGTGTGGCGCTGACCATTGGTTCAGCCATGATCGGCAATCTGGTGGTTAACGTTACGCTGGGCAAGTGGTTTGTTGTGCAGCGTGGTCGTGCTGTGGCGCTGGCGGCCATGGGTATTTCCCTGAGTGGCGTGTTGCTGCCGCCGGTCACGACCTGGCTGGTGGATGTGTTTGGCTGGCGCGAGGCCTGGCACGTGCTGGGAATTGCTGCCGCTTTGCTGATCTTTCCTGCCGCTCTGGTGATCCGGCGCAGTCCGGAAGATTATGGTATGAATCCGGATGGCCGCAGCGCCGAACAAATGGCCACTGAACTGGGCGACATGGCGCGCATGGATTACGCGACTTCCATGACTCGACGTCAAGCCATGCGAACCGGGCGTTTTTATACGTTGGTTGTGGCCTTCGGTCTGTTTCAGATTTCGATAACGGTGATGCTGCTACAGACTGTGCCTTTTATGACCGATGCCGGTTATTCTCGACTGGTAGCCGCATCCATGATCTCATTGACATCTATCCCGGCTTTCATCAGCAAACCGTTTTGGGGCATTCTGATTGATCGCTACAGCGCCAGGCCCCTGGCGGCGATTGGTGCCGGTATCACTGGATTTTCACTGATCATCATTGTGCTGGCGGTGCAGGTAAAAAATGATCTGCTGGTCTATGCAGCGTTTCTGTTAATGGGTGTTGGCTGGGGCGGACTGGTTCCGCTTCAGGAAGTTATCTGGGCAACCTTCTTCGGCCGTCGCTATCTGGGTTCGGTGCGGGCGACTGCCATGCCATTTACGTTTGCGCTGACGGCTCTGGGTCCGATTATGGCTGCGGCATATTATGACCGCGCAGGCAATTACGATAATGCATTTCTGGTCATGGCCTGCTGTAATCTGGTGGCGGCAGTGGTGTTGATGCTGATTTCGGACAAACGACCGGCCCGTTCAGAGCATTGA